The following nucleotide sequence is from Gymnodinialimonas sp. 202GB13-11.
AGCGTTTCGCTTAGAGCGCAGCTTTGGCCTGATCTACAATGGCACCGAATGCTTCGGGCTCATGCACGGCCAGATCAGCCAGAACCTTGCGGTCCACTTCGATCCCGGCTTTCGCCAGACCGTTGATGAAGCGGCTGTATGTCAGCGCCTCATCATGGGCGCGGACAGCGGCGTTGATACGCTGGATCCACAGGGCGCGGAACTGACGCTTGCGGGCCTTACGGTCACGCGTGGCGTACTGGTTCGCCTTGTCGACGGCCTGCGTGGCGGTGCGGAAATTCCGCGAACGTGCGCCATAATAACCTTTGGCCGCGTCAAGAACCTTCTTGTGGCGGCGATGAGTGACGGTTCCACCTTTGGTACGGGACATATCCGGTTCTCCTTAGCGGTCGTAGGGCATGTAGGATTTGGCGATCTTGGTGTCGGGAGCAGACAATTCGCTTGTCCCCCGAGCATTGCGGAGGAACTTGTTCGTCCGCTTGATCATCCCGTGCCGCTTACCGGCCTGACCGGCGAGTACCTTACCG
It contains:
- the rpmI gene encoding 50S ribosomal protein L35 translates to MPKMKTKSSAKKRFKVTGTGKVLAGQAGKRHGMIKRTNKFLRNARGTSELSAPDTKIAKSYMPYDR
- the rplT gene encoding 50S ribosomal protein L20 encodes the protein MSRTKGGTVTHRRHKKVLDAAKGYYGARSRNFRTATQAVDKANQYATRDRKARKRQFRALWIQRINAAVRAHDEALTYSRFINGLAKAGIEVDRKVLADLAVHEPEAFGAIVDQAKAAL